Part of the Ignatzschineria larvae DSM 13226 genome, ATCAATGATGACATATTATATCGGTGCGCATGTGAGCGCCGCAGGTGGTGTACAAAATAGTGTGAAAAATGCCCATGAGATTGGCGCGAATGCTTTTGCTCTCTTCACCAAGAATAATCGTCGCTGGGAAGGACCACCGCTTAAAAAAGCAGATATTGAGAGCTATCAACGCTTTTTACAAGTCTATCAATACTCACCGAAACATATTTTGCCCCATGCGAGTTACCTGATTAATCCTGGTCACCACGATCCTGAACAATTAGCGAAATCTCGTAATGCACTGTTAGATGAGTTTCAACGCTGTGAACAGCTCGGCATTGAACTCATCAATTTCCATCCCGGTAGCCACCTCAATAAGATGCCGGTGAATGATTGCTTAGCTACCATTGCGGAATCCATTAATATGGTATTAGATCAGACAAAAGGCGTGACCGCCGTGATTGAAAATACCGCCGGACAAGGTTCAAACTTAGGTTTTGATTTTGAACACCTTGCGCGCATCATCGAAGATGTAGAAGATAAGAGTCGTGTGGGCGTTTGTATCGATACTTGCCACGCCTTTGCGGCTGGCTATGAGCTTCGAACTGAAGAGGGCTGCGATCAAACTTTTGAAACTTTTGATAAAGTTGTTGGGTTTGATTATCTTCGAGCGCTCCATCTCAATGACTCTAAAGGGGCTTTCGCTAGTCGTGTGGATCGGCACCATAGTTTAGGCAAAGGGGAGATTGGTGAAACACCGTTCCGCTATATTATGCAAGATGATCGTTTTCGCAATATGCCATTAATTCTCGAAACCATTGAGCCGGAAATTTGGAAAGATGAGATCGCATGGCTACGCTCTTTAGAAGCAAAATAGTTTGAAATAATAAAAGCAAGATCAGTTCAAAATAGACTGATCCAAATGCCGACCTGTCGCTTGTAATCAGCATAGACAAAAAAATCCCTATCCTGTTTAGTGATAAACAATAGATAGGGATAAGTCACACAATGAGGCTGATTCAATATAATGATTCATTGTCACTAATAATGACAACCATAAAAGCAATGATATTACTCTGCTTGATACTTTTGACGTAGCGATTTAGTCGCAGCGACAAGGTGATTCAATGCCTCGCGTACTTCATCCCATCCTCGAGTTTTAAGACCGCAATCAGGGTTGATCCAAATCCGCTCTTTCGGCAGATATTCCGTCGCCCGTTCGATCAAGGTTTCGATCTCTTGCGTCGTGGGAATTCGCGGGGAGTGAATATCATAAACCCCAGGGCCGATATCATTTG contains:
- the nfo gene encoding deoxyribonuclease IV — its product is MTYYIGAHVSAAGGVQNSVKNAHEIGANAFALFTKNNRRWEGPPLKKADIESYQRFLQVYQYSPKHILPHASYLINPGHHDPEQLAKSRNALLDEFQRCEQLGIELINFHPGSHLNKMPVNDCLATIAESINMVLDQTKGVTAVIENTAGQGSNLGFDFEHLARIIEDVEDKSRVGVCIDTCHAFAAGYELRTEEGCDQTFETFDKVVGFDYLRALHLNDSKGAFASRVDRHHSLGKGEIGETPFRYIMQDDRFRNMPLILETIEPEIWKDEIAWLRSLEAK